A segment of the Trichocoleus sp. FACHB-46 genome:
AAACAACAATTGACGAGACACCTTTCCGGTTAATTTCCGGGGGTAAACCGATCACGATTCATGCCAAGAGTCGTTACCAGGTTCAAGAAATTCTAGAAGGAACTCAGGCGATCGCAGCGGTGGATGGGGGTTTCTTCTCGCTCAAGTACTTGGACTCCAACGTGATGATTGGCCCTGTCATGAGTCAAAGCAGCGGGCGGTTTGTGCCAGGCAATCACAGCGACAATCCGAGGCTGAAGGGACGACCACTAGTGGTAATGAGTCCCCAAGCCACTAAGTTTATTCCTTTTAACCCAGACAAGCACAACAGCCTAGAGGGTGTGCAAGCGGAATTGCCAGGAGTCACCGATGCTTTTGTAGCTGCGGCTTGGCTGGTGAAGGATAGCCAACCCCAACCTGCCAGTGCTTTCGGTAGCTTGTTTGATTTTGATGCCGTACGTCATCGCGCTTTTTGGGGCATTAATCAAGCGGGGCAGCCTACGATTGGGGTTTCGGTAGAGCCAATTGATTCGGTTTCTTTGGGAATTGCTTTAGCGAAAGCGGGTTTTCGTGATGCAGTGATGCTGGACTCTGGTGCTAGCACTTCACTAGCTTACAAAGGTGAATCACTGGTAGGGTATATTCCTCGCCCTGTGCCTCATGTGGTTGCACTCGTACCCTCTGACGCAGAAGCTAAAGCAGCTTGTACACTGGCATCTCGATAGGGCGATCGCTGTTGATGAGATTCCCGGGTTAAAGCCAATAAGAAAGCTGAGTAGTTTTTACGCTACCCAGCTTTTTTAGTTAGAAGCAGAACCTGTTAATTAAACAGTGACAGCTTTCTTGGTAGCGCCACCCAGTTCGCCTTTGGCATACTTAGCCGCAAAATCATCCAGAGAAACAGGCTTGATCTTGCTAGCTTGACCCGCAGCACTAAAGGCTTGATAGCGCTCAGCACAAACGTTTTGCATGTACTTGATAGAAGGCTTGAGGAAGTGGCGAGGATCGAATTCCTCAGGCTTAGAAGCTAGTGCTTCACGGACCGCAGCAGTGATCGCCAAACGGTTGTCGGTGTCGATGTTGACTTTACGCACACCGCTCTTGATACCCTTTTGAATTTCTTCAAGGGGTACACCGTAAGTTTCAGGAATTTTACCGCCGTACTGGTTGATTAGCGCAATCAGATCTTCAGGTACGGAGGAGGAACCGTGCATTACCAAGTGGGTGTTGGGCAAGCGACGGTGGATTTCTTCGATGCGGCTGATGGCGAGGATTTCACCAGTAGGCTTGCGGGTGAATTTGTAAGCACCGTGGCTGGTCCCGATCGCAACTGCGAGGGCATCAACGCCAGTTTGCTCCACGAAGTCTACTGCTTCATCGGGGTCGGTCAAGAGTTGGTCATGGGAGAGGGTGCCCTCAAAACCGTGTCCATCCTCTTTGTCACCTTGGCCCGTTTCCAGAGAGCCGAGGCAACCCAATTCACCTTCAACGCTGACGCCGATTGCGTGAGCAACTTCTACCACTCGGCGAGTTACTTCAACGTTGTACTCATAGCTGGAAGGGGTTTTAGCATCCGCTTCCAGAGAGCCGTCCATCATGACGCTGGTAAAACCATGACTCATGGCTGAGTAGCAAGTCGCAGGGCTATTGCCATGATCCTGGTGCATTGCGATAGGAATATCAGGATAGGTCTCTACCGCAGCCAAAATCAGGTGGCGTAGGAAAGCTTCTCCAGCATATTTACGAGCGCCACGAGAGGCTTGCAAAATCACAGGGCTATCGGTTTCATGGGCAGCCTGCATGATGGCTTGAATCTGCTCCATGTTGTTAACGTTGTAGGCGGGAATGCCGTAACCGTTTTCAGCCGCATGATCCAACAACAGCCGCATGGGTACGAGCGCCATAGAGAGTCCTCCTAATTACTTCGTCGTTAGCTAGCTAGTTTTAGACGAGCTCAATTCTTACGTTAATCTTAAGATACTTTGTGCTTGTAAATAGAGGAAGTATTTCAAGATTCAGCTTGAACCCTTTTTACTAAGTCTATAAGATTTGTTTATTTTTCTTTTTATGGGTCGCCCGGGACTCGAACCCGGAACAAATCGGTTAAAAGCCGAGTACTCTACCATTGAGTTAGCGACCCGTTCAGTTGCGCCTGTCTCAGCGCCGTTTACAACAATAACACACCCCTTCTAAATTTAGAAGATATTTATCAAGAAAAACGTAAATTTCTTCAGATTGTTTTTAGATTGCCTGCCTAGTTTGAGATTCAGCGCTGAAACTACAGAAATTTGGCCGTGAGTTGAACCGCTGTATCTAAACTCGCGCCGGGGGCCAAGTGGGTCAGCCGATCGCCCGTATTCAGGGCATTGCGTCCCGCAGTCCAAGGTTCTAGGCAATAAAACTCTTTACCTTTCACCGTCCAAAAGACCACGGTGGAGTAGGGTAACTCATAGCTGAGCGTCAAATGCACCCCCTGGCTGCGATCGCTGACGGTGGCTGAGCGACGCGAGAGCTCCCGGAACGCCACATCAATTTCATCGCGCTCAAAATCGAATTGGTTACTGAAAGATTCGACGGCTTGCGATCGCTGATCGAGTAAGTCTGTGGCAGGAATATCGAACTGGAGCTGAGTTTTATCTGAGGTTACAAAGTAGGGATGTAGCCCCACCGAGAAAGGCATTGGCTCATTAGAGCGATTCTCAAACCGCTGATGAATCTCTAAGGTATGCCCTTGCAATTTGTAGGTGAAGGCGACTCGAAACTGGAAGGGATACACCGCCAAGGTTTGCTCATTGCTCTCTAACGCCAAAGTCAGGCTGGCTAAATCTTGCGTTTCCTGTTCCGTTACTTGCCAAGGTAAATCACGGGCAAAGCCATGCTGCTTCAGAGTGTAGGTTTGGCCGTTGTGGTTGTAAGTATTGTTGGGCAGATTGCCGCAAATCGGAAACAAGATCGGGATGCCGCCCCGCACAGTTAGTTCGGGATTGGCGAATCGTTCAGCATCTAGATACAGCAGCTCTTGGCCTTGCACTTGCCAACTGGTAACAATACCGCCCCGCTCAGGCACTATTTCTAAGCGAGAGTTGGTGGCTTGGTCAGAGAGTAGATAGGTTTTGTATTGCCGCTGTTCAGTTGCGATCGCAAACACAGTGATTGACTCCTTGGGTTGGAATGAGATCTCGCTCAGCTCTGCAAAGCTACTCTAAGCGCCCCGCAAATGGGGTGGCTAGAGGCGTTTCTGGTTGCTGATGGCGACTTGCTGCTGTTGATAGAACTGGAGATGGAGCAGCAGTAGAAGTAGAGAGGGCGAGCGGCGGAGCTTGATGTTCTAGGAGAGCAATGTGCTCGCGCGGATGCTGTTTAGGATGTGAGGGTGGCTCGAATGGTTTTGGCTCAGATGGTTCAGCCTGAGGCAATACAGGTTCCGGGGAAGAATTTCCTTGCTGCGAATCTGGCGCTACGGTTGGAGCAGTTGGAACTGTCTCAGCAGGATTGGTAATGAACGGCTCTAAGCGATCGCTGGGTGCAGTCGTGGGCGCAATTGATGGCTCAGCTTCCAGGGGTGTGGAATCTTCTGGAGAGGTGGTGAAGGGCTCTAGATTGTTATTAGGCGGAGCCGATGGAAGTCTGGGTTCCACGTTTTCAGGAATAGAGGTATCGTCCGCAGGTGCCTCTACAGGATCAGTAAAGGGTTCTAAACCCTCGTTTAGGGTTGGACTAGGTGCGGGTGTCTGATTCAGAGGACTAGAAGTATCACCGTTTAATGGTTGAGAAGTATCACCCTCTAGGGGCGACGACTCAAAGGGTTCAGTGCTGTTTTCAGGCTTTGTAAAGGGTTCTGCCTCGGGTTGAGAGTTGAGAGGAGCACCAGGGTCAGGAGATGTATCATCGCTAGGGACAAGCTCGTCAGGCGGTTCTGATGGGTCTGGTGTCAGCGGTTGCCAATAATCATCTGGTTCCTGACGGTGTGGGTAAGTATAGCCACTCTCAGGCTCAGAGTTCAGCTCTGATGGCTCAGATTCGGTCGGTTCAAGCTCCGCTGGCGCAGATTCAGATGGTTCCGAATCTAGGGATGGGTTGGACCTGTCTGGCTTGAAAGCATC
Coding sequences within it:
- a CDS encoding aldose epimerase; this translates as MFAIATEQRQYKTYLLSDQATNSRLEIVPERGGIVTSWQVQGQELLYLDAERFANPELTVRGGIPILFPICGNLPNNTYNHNGQTYTLKQHGFARDLPWQVTEQETQDLASLTLALESNEQTLAVYPFQFRVAFTYKLQGHTLEIHQRFENRSNEPMPFSVGLHPYFVTSDKTQLQFDIPATDLLDQRSQAVESFSNQFDFERDEIDVAFRELSRRSATVSDRSQGVHLTLSYELPYSTVVFWTVKGKEFYCLEPWTAGRNALNTGDRLTHLAPGASLDTAVQLTAKFL
- the fba gene encoding class II fructose-bisphosphate aldolase (catalyzes the reversible aldol condensation of dihydroxyacetonephosphate and glyceraldehyde 3-phosphate in the Calvin cycle, glycolysis, and/or gluconeogenesis) gives rise to the protein MALVPMRLLLDHAAENGYGIPAYNVNNMEQIQAIMQAAHETDSPVILQASRGARKYAGEAFLRHLILAAVETYPDIPIAMHQDHGNSPATCYSAMSHGFTSVMMDGSLEADAKTPSSYEYNVEVTRRVVEVAHAIGVSVEGELGCLGSLETGQGDKEDGHGFEGTLSHDQLLTDPDEAVDFVEQTGVDALAVAIGTSHGAYKFTRKPTGEILAISRIEEIHRRLPNTHLVMHGSSSVPEDLIALINQYGGKIPETYGVPLEEIQKGIKSGVRKVNIDTDNRLAITAAVREALASKPEEFDPRHFLKPSIKYMQNVCAERYQAFSAAGQASKIKPVSLDDFAAKYAKGELGGATKKAVTV